Proteins co-encoded in one Trueperella abortisuis genomic window:
- a CDS encoding ATP-binding cassette domain-containing protein: MIEVDYVRLVSGVGRRRRTLLDDVSLTVPDASITTVLGGLDSDMSALMAAIGGLERVTSGSIVVGELDLATASDAERERLLAHTFGLLFPKDNLLPALTLKENLDLPARLNGTRVGSEERTKLIDLFGLAQVLDQYPDAVPLLDQLKCALAGLIMSGRTVILCEEPTEGLTRADRKTLYALLRLCARERAMTVMTFTSNPMSAISADRVYLMTDSRIAAELDSPSLDSILDTLRVIFSEEP; encoded by the coding sequence GTGATCGAGGTTGACTATGTTCGCCTCGTCAGCGGCGTAGGCCGCCGGCGGCGCACCCTCCTCGACGACGTCTCGCTCACCGTCCCCGACGCCTCGATTACCACCGTGCTCGGTGGGCTCGACTCCGACATGTCCGCCCTCATGGCCGCCATCGGCGGGCTGGAGCGCGTGACGTCGGGCAGCATCGTCGTCGGCGAGCTCGACCTCGCCACCGCCTCGGACGCCGAGCGCGAGCGCCTGCTCGCCCACACCTTCGGCCTTCTCTTCCCAAAGGACAACCTGCTTCCCGCGCTCACCCTCAAAGAGAACCTCGACCTTCCGGCGCGCCTCAACGGCACGAGGGTCGGATCCGAGGAGCGCACAAAACTCATCGACCTGTTCGGCCTAGCCCAGGTGTTGGACCAGTATCCCGACGCGGTGCCCCTGCTGGATCAGCTCAAGTGCGCGCTGGCCGGTCTCATCATGTCCGGGCGTACCGTCATCCTGTGCGAAGAGCCGACCGAGGGCCTCACGCGCGCCGACCGTAAGACCCTGTACGCCCTTCTTCGGCTGTGCGCCCGCGAGCGCGCCATGACCGTGATGACCTTCACCTCCAACCCGATGTCGGCCATCTCCGCTGACCGTGTCTACCTCATGACGGACTCGCGCATCGCGGCCGAGCTCGATTCGCCCTCGCTGGATTCCATCCTCGACACGCTGCGGGTCATCTTCAGCGAGGAGCCGTGA
- a CDS encoding response regulator, which produces MSDKIRVGLIDDQDLVRSGFSMVIDSQDDMVTVLEASHGKQALDRLALVPVDVVLMDVRMPGMDGLETTERINSTDFPHGVRPKVIILTTFDLDEYVMRAIRGGASGFLLKDAPPDQMLSSIRTVYRGDAVIAPSSTKRLVSYIAQKAVEDRALRPEIVDVLTERERQVLYHMARGLSNTEIGEELDVAQATIKTHVGRIFAKLGARDRVQAVVLAYEAGLVRPGDLG; this is translated from the coding sequence ATGTCTGACAAGATTCGGGTTGGCCTGATCGACGACCAGGACCTCGTGCGTAGCGGGTTTTCGATGGTCATCGATTCCCAGGACGACATGGTGACCGTCTTGGAGGCCTCGCACGGCAAGCAGGCCCTCGATCGGCTGGCGCTGGTGCCGGTCGACGTCGTCCTCATGGACGTGCGCATGCCCGGCATGGACGGCCTGGAGACCACCGAGCGCATCAACTCCACCGACTTCCCGCACGGAGTGCGCCCCAAGGTCATCATTCTCACCACCTTCGACCTGGACGAATACGTCATGCGCGCGATCCGCGGCGGCGCCTCCGGGTTCCTGCTCAAGGACGCCCCGCCGGACCAGATGCTCTCCTCCATCCGCACGGTCTACCGCGGCGACGCCGTCATCGCTCCGTCCTCGACCAAACGCCTGGTGTCCTACATCGCCCAGAAGGCGGTCGAGGACCGCGCGCTGCGCCCCGAGATCGTGGATGTGCTCACCGAGCGCGAGCGCCAGGTGCTCTATCACATGGCGCGCGGCCTGTCGAATACCGAGATCGGGGAGGAGCTCGACGTGGCGCAGGCGACCATCAAGACGCACGTGGGGCGCATCTTCGCCAAGCTCGGCGCGCGCGACCGCGTCCAGGCGGTCGTCCTCGCCTACGAGGCCGGGCTCGTGCGCCCGGGTGATCTCGGGTGA
- a CDS encoding ABC transporter permease has translation MLRQQLEHHWPSHVLAGVALTYAAAMVFFMTTMLGFADDTLSLSVKKSIPHSDVVVYSETVTALEVADQIRQLDEVGSVFVDSSLPAEVVTETDHAPTSIRSLAPPALRTQKITTGAFPSSPREIAVAKKLAHTLELEVGDELTVVGGDVAKRYTVSGIYACSPLRDLNGFEAITTDPNPNFVAAQGNGQGGIEVRATPTATTEELQEAILKIPGTVVVNARDRYDDEYARQKASLDTLTEATPWLLATAFLTSTTVVYMTAVGVARRRTAESHTLRALALSAVRRQRMLAAEIGAVAGLAYLVGITVGYAGAMGASSIAHSESGAPFLPSGIGFPFVAALWALIAVALATIIGTCAGVLSVYLRTTNTWKSAIRIVGPAVVIFAATFLYTTVAMPGELRPHAGARAVVGSLLALAGATLVTYLVVVVVTKRLAKSFQVGSYFSLLPRSLTATMTTVSLFIVLMSSAALGALHTTYSTLDNNDDHLSKLYDLSMTAGVTSSFLTQENLDAVRAWGGAEATLTMYLLNTETWQPEEFQPGAIYAVDPKEAQDYFGRRLDLDKLLVPQWATDVPSSVRLNYVDAEGFNRTAEVEVTTADVPFALISIEGLGDLEPAAMWIRFADHHHISQDYSRLEAALNSGTDRPFLTLAITPSRVHHVNVSKIQAVIQTSVIAMLAFAAYMRVPRYLDEQGLETRYLRTKGVPGRRIRGRRLAQALACMLVTVLAGLALGVGATLILMYAHGWATPHEPSVPVMMLALNAGSIMLGCLALAILGYRFDVSKRTKARDYA, from the coding sequence ATGCTACGCCAGCAGCTCGAGCATCACTGGCCCTCCCACGTGCTCGCCGGCGTGGCTCTCACCTACGCCGCGGCCATGGTCTTTTTCATGACGACGATGCTCGGTTTCGCCGACGACACGCTCTCCCTGTCGGTGAAGAAGTCGATCCCACATTCGGACGTGGTGGTCTATTCGGAGACCGTCACCGCGCTCGAGGTGGCCGATCAGATTAGGCAGCTGGACGAGGTCGGGTCCGTCTTCGTCGATTCCTCCCTTCCGGCTGAGGTCGTGACCGAGACCGATCACGCCCCCACCTCTATTCGTTCCCTCGCCCCGCCGGCGCTTCGAACGCAGAAGATCACCACGGGCGCCTTTCCATCCTCCCCACGCGAGATCGCGGTGGCCAAGAAGCTAGCCCACACGCTCGAGCTCGAGGTGGGAGACGAGCTGACCGTGGTCGGCGGCGACGTCGCCAAGCGCTACACCGTCTCCGGAATCTACGCCTGCTCCCCGCTACGGGATCTGAACGGCTTCGAGGCCATCACCACCGACCCCAACCCCAACTTCGTGGCTGCGCAGGGCAACGGGCAAGGCGGCATCGAGGTGCGCGCCACACCCACCGCCACCACCGAAGAGCTACAGGAGGCCATCCTCAAGATCCCTGGTACCGTCGTCGTCAACGCGCGGGACCGCTACGACGACGAATACGCCCGTCAAAAGGCCAGCCTCGACACGCTGACCGAGGCAACCCCCTGGCTTCTGGCCACCGCCTTCCTCACCAGCACCACTGTGGTCTACATGACGGCGGTGGGCGTTGCCCGCCGGCGCACCGCCGAAAGCCACACGCTTCGCGCCCTCGCGCTGTCGGCCGTGCGTCGCCAACGAATGCTCGCCGCCGAGATCGGCGCGGTTGCAGGACTGGCCTACCTTGTCGGGATCACGGTGGGCTACGCGGGCGCCATGGGCGCCTCATCCATCGCGCACTCCGAAAGCGGCGCCCCCTTCCTTCCCTCGGGCATCGGATTCCCCTTCGTCGCGGCGCTCTGGGCACTGATCGCGGTCGCCCTCGCCACCATCATCGGCACCTGCGCGGGGGTTCTTTCCGTTTACCTGCGCACCACCAACACGTGGAAGTCCGCGATCCGCATCGTCGGCCCGGCGGTCGTCATCTTCGCCGCCACCTTCCTCTACACCACCGTCGCGATGCCAGGCGAATTGAGGCCGCATGCGGGGGCGCGCGCCGTCGTCGGCTCGCTGCTTGCACTCGCCGGCGCCACGCTGGTCACCTACCTGGTGGTCGTCGTCGTGACAAAGCGCCTCGCCAAATCCTTCCAGGTCGGCTCGTACTTTTCGCTCCTGCCGCGCTCGCTGACGGCAACGATGACAACGGTGTCCCTGTTCATCGTCCTCATGTCCTCGGCCGCGCTCGGCGCCCTCCACACCACCTACTCCACCCTCGACAATAACGATGACCACCTGTCCAAGCTCTACGACCTGTCCATGACTGCGGGTGTCACCTCCTCCTTCCTCACGCAAGAGAACCTCGACGCCGTGCGCGCGTGGGGCGGCGCCGAAGCGACGCTCACCATGTACCTGCTCAACACGGAAACCTGGCAGCCGGAGGAATTCCAGCCCGGAGCGATCTACGCCGTCGACCCGAAGGAGGCCCAGGACTACTTCGGCCGCAGGCTCGACTTGGACAAACTGCTCGTGCCCCAATGGGCCACCGACGTTCCTTCGTCCGTGCGACTGAACTACGTCGACGCCGAGGGCTTTAACCGCACCGCCGAGGTGGAAGTGACCACGGCGGATGTGCCGTTCGCGCTCATCTCCATCGAAGGCCTGGGCGATCTGGAGCCCGCCGCCATGTGGATCCGTTTTGCCGACCACCACCACATCTCCCAGGACTACAGCCGACTCGAGGCCGCCCTCAACTCCGGAACTGACCGGCCCTTCCTCACCCTCGCGATCACGCCGTCGCGTGTCCACCACGTCAACGTCAGCAAGATTCAAGCCGTGATCCAGACCAGCGTCATCGCCATGCTCGCCTTCGCCGCCTATATGCGCGTCCCGCGATACCTCGACGAGCAGGGTCTCGAGACGCGCTATCTGCGCACGAAAGGCGTTCCGGGCAGGAGGATCCGGGGCCGCAGGCTCGCCCAGGCGCTGGCGTG